From Haloplanus vescus:
ACGGCGCGTACTACCAGACGACGTTCGCGTACTGGCGGCAGCTGCTCGCGGCACGCGCCACGCAGGTCGGCGTGGAACCGACGACGCCGGCGCCGTCGACGCCGACTCCCAAAGGCGTCGGGACGGGCGTCACAGCTGACGGTGAGACGGTGTCGGCTACCGCGAATCCCCTGCTCGATGCGTGGACCGCGACCGGAACAGGAGGTCGATAGCGATGGGGCGCACAAACCCGACGTACCGAGATGCGCTGCGGGCCATCGAAGAGCGCTGGACGGAGTTCCGCCGGGCACTGCGGCGTCGCGACCAGCCGCGCTTCGACCGACTATTCGAGTACGCCCGCGAGCACGCCGACGCGAGCGGGCTGTTGAACCACCAGAACCCGCTGCTGCCGGCGCTACTCAGCATCGATCTCGAACAGGAGGCCCGCCTCGACGACCACGAGGAACGCCTCGAGGAGCTCGAAGCCGCGGTCGCAGCACGCGATGACCAGGAGAGTGCCCCACCGGACGCGAACCCGTGACGATGTCGTTCAGTATCGACTTTCTGGACGACGGCCGCGTCCTGGAGTGGGAGGCAACTGCCGACAGCGCCGTGGCGACCGAGCGCCAAGACTACACCCCACGCTTCTACGTCGCCGCTCGCGACCCTGATGCCGACCTCGACCTCACGACACTCCAGTCGGTGTACGACCAGCACCCGGACGTCGTCGCGACCGAGATGGTTGCGCGACGCCCCGGCTTTCGACGAGACGAGGAGGCCGTTCTCGCAGTCGACGTTGCCCACATCGATCGCGTCACTCCACTCGCCCGGCAGGCACGCCAGCTGTCGGACTATCCAATCGGGGATCTCGCCTGTTTCAACGTCGACTTCTCGCGAGAGTTCCGGTACTGTCTGGAGACCGGCGCCGATCCGACGCCGGCGAGCGAGCTCTCGACGCTCCGTCTCAGCGTCCCGGTGACCGAAACGAGCAACGACGTCTATGGGGAACTGTCTGTCGCCGGCGACACCGTCACCGGCTCGCCGACGGATATCCTGACCGCCGTCCAGGAGGTGCTCGAAGCACACGATCCGGACGTCCTGGTCTGCTCAACCAGCGAGATCGTCCCGACGCTGTACAAGATGGCGACGGACGCCGGCGTCGGCGACTTCTCGCTGAGTCGGTGGCCGGACGTCGACTACCAGCAGCTTGCGAGCCGGTCGACGTACTCGAGCTACGGTCGCGTCGGTCACTCACCGGCGCGGTACAACGTGCCCGGACGGGCGATCATCGACGAGTCGAACACGTTCTTCTACGGGGAGACGAACCTCGAGGGCGTCATCGACCTCGTGTCGCGCTCGAAAAAGCCCGTCCAGGAGCTCGCGTGGGCGTCAATCGGGAACGTGCTGACGGCGATCCAGATCTGCGAGGCCCACGACCGCGGTGTCCTCGTCCCGTGGAACTCCTGGCGCCACGAGTTCTTCAAGCCGATGGGGACGCTCCACGACGCCGACCGTGGCGGCTTCATCTTCGCGCCCGAGGTCGGGCTTCACGAGAACGTCCACGAACTCGACTTCTCCTCGTTGTACCCGAACATCATCTGTACGCGGAACGTCTCACCGGACGTCATCCGGTGTGACTGCCACAGCGACCGCGACGACGTCCCCGGCCTCGGGTACTCGATCTGCGACGACCGGGGCTACCTTGTCGACGTGCTACAGCCGATCATCGACGCGCGCGACGAGATCAAGGCGGCCATTCGTCGCGAGAAGGAACGGAACAACCCCGACGAGGACCGGCTGGTGGAACTCGAGGGACGGTCGGGAGCGCTGAAGTGGATCCTCGTCGCCTGCTTCGGCTATCAGGGATTCAGCAACGCGAAGTTCGGCCGCATTGAGTGCCACGAGGCGATTAACGCATTCGCTCGCGAAATTCTGCTGACGGCAAAACAGCAACTGGAAGCCGGCGGCTGGCGGGTCGTCCACGGCATCGTTGACTCCATCTGGGTGACCCCGGACCCTGACGTCGACGACGAGAACCGCGAAGACCTCAAAGCACTCGCGACGGCAATCACGGAAGAGGTCGAGATCCGGCTCGAACACGAAGCCCACTACGACTGGGTGGCGTTCGTGCCGCAGCGCGAGAGCGACGCCGGCGCGTTGACGAAGTACTTCGGGAAGGTCGCCGGCGACGACGATTTCAAGATACGCGGTATCGAAGCCCGGCAGCGCTCAACCCCACCGTTCATCGAGGACGTCCAGCGGGACTGTCTCGAACGGCTCGGTGCGACTAAATCTCCGGACACCGTACTCGACTGTCTTCAGGACGCGATCAAGCGCCTCCACGCTGGAACGGTGCCGGTCGAGCAGCTCGTCGAACGGAATCGTGTCTCCAAGCCGCTGGAAGGGTACACGCAGAATACGCAGAACGTGGCGGCGCTGAAGCGGGCTCGGGACCAGGACCTCGCCATCCACCCAGGACAGGACATCGAGTACGTGGTCGTCGACGACGAGAAGAGCTCGCGAGAGCGGGTCGCGTTAGCCCACGAAGAGATAGAGTCGTACGATGCGTCGTACTACGAGACGCAACTCGTCAGAGCTGTCGAGAGTGTGCTGGCACCACTTGGCTGGGATCGGATGGAGATTCAACGCGAGATCGCGGAAACTCGGGAAACGGACTTGGACGCCTTCACCGAGATTGAGAGTGGTTAACCAACACTATCGAGGTATCGGGAGGTTTGTTGGTTAATACTGAGTGAAGACACGGAAGGGAGCTGGAGAGAATACCTCGCCCACACACCCCTCGTCCAGAGTGAAAACCAATCGGAGAGTGGGGTGAGGTCCACGGGAAACGGGGGTTCTTGTGGGGAGAAAGCAACAGGAATCGCGGAAAGACTGCTTGAGACGGGAGAACACGGAGGAAATGGAACAGCGAACACGAGCAGCGGTTCGAAACCACCCGGACGAATGCCGCCTTCGTCCTCCTTCTTGTGCTGAATGCACTTGGGGAGTGGTAGGAGGTAGGTAGTAATAAAACCTCTAGGTAATACTATGGAGATTGGTATGTTTAGAGGATCTTCGACTGTGTGACGACTGCTGTTCGAGGGATACTCGTCTCACGTCTTGTGATTTCGGTACTTTCCAGCCGACTCGTCGTGTGGTTTCCGCCGGGTCAACCGAGGGACTCTCGTAGCGTTTCACTCTGGACGAGGGGTGTGGGGGTTAGATTTCATCGTCCGCGTATTATGAGACGTTGAAGGAAAATCGTCATTCTGACTATTCGCCAACCAGCGAACCGGCATCAAAGCCGAAATCGGGATTGGTATCTCCCGATCTCCCTCATCACTCGGAATCAAGATACCCGATCCCGACAGTTCCGATTGTACCCTGCTTTGCTTCGGCTGGAGATCTGACCTGTGTCTTCACTCTTGATTGGGGGTGCCGACGAACGCTCGTCAGCATCACTCGAGGTTCACACTTCACTCCTGCTCGTCACACCTACGCTTTCACTCTGGACGAGGGGTGTCTGCCGTGCGTCAGACGTCCAGGGTCGATGTGTCCTCTCATAGAAATGATTGATTACCAGGTTCGGGAGATACACTCTGGACGGGGGGTGTCGTCTCAACCAAGTACGCTGCTCCCGTATGGAGGGCTATTCACTCTTGACCAGGGGTGTGTCAAACCCGCTCCAGTCTGGCGTTTTCACTCTGGATTGGGGGTGCCCGTCTGCGGCGGTAACTCTCGCTCCGAATCCGATTTCACTCGGGACCGACTCGACCCTTTGTGAGGATGATACGCCAGCGACAAAACATCAGAAGACGACCATAGCCCGATTTACACTCTGGTCGAGGTAGCCAAATCATTAAGTAGGTCCCATCCGCGATATCTGATATTGATGGCTGAGGAACCGTCCCAACTCTCTGACTTCGACGGCCGCTACGAGGATCCCGCTGACGATCCCCTCTTTGACTTTGATGAAGACGACCCCGACCGAGCCAACATTTTCGCTCGAAAGGAACTGCTGAAGGTTGGCCACGTCCCTGAAAGCGGCCGTATCGTCGGCCGAGATGGCGAGATCAAGGCCGTTGCTGCTGAACTCAGGCCGATCGTTCGTGGCGATCCGCCCAACAACGTGATTATTTACGGGAAAACGGGTACGGGGAAGTCGCTCGTTGCCCGTCACGTCACAGAACGAGCCCGCCGAGCCGCGGAGTCGAACGGTGTGTCCGTCGGCACGGTCTACGTCGACTGCGCGCAGCACAACACACAGACACGCGTCGCGAGGACGGTGACTCGTTCACTCAACGAAACGGACGAGACTGACTTCGATATTCCACGCGCAGGGATTGGCAGCGGGGAATACTACGACTATCTCTGGGAGATTCTGGATACTGCCTACGAGTCAGTCATCATCATTCTCGACGAGGTGGACCGACTCGATGACGATGATATTCTTATGCAGCTCTCGCGGGCTCGCGAATCGGGGAAAGCGGATTGCCACCTGGGCGTCATCGCAGTCAGCAACAAGATCGAGTATCGCGACCAGCTGAACGAACGCGTCAAGTCCAGTCTTCGCGAGGAGGAGTTCGTCTTCCAACCCTACGACGCGAATCAGCTGCGCGAGATTATGAAGCACCGACGGGACGCGTTCCACGATGGCGTTCTCTCTGATGATGTGATCCCGCTGACGGCGGCACTAGCTGCCCAAGAACACGGTGACGCCAGAAAGGCCATCGAAATTCTTCGTCACGCCGGCGAACTGGCCGAACGAGAAAACGTCGAGACGGTCGTCGAGGAACACGTTCGCGATGCCCAGGAGTGGGCTGAAATCGATCGCTTCGAGGAGCTGCTACGCGGGTCGACGACACAGGTCAAATTCATCCTCTATTCGCTCGCGCTGCTCACCGAAGAGAATCCGAACGAGGATGGATTCTCTACCAACCGAATTTACGAACGGTATCAAGCGACGACAGAGAAGGCCGATGCGAAGACTCTCAGCGAGCACCGCGTCTACGAGCTGTTGAAAGAGCAGGCGTTCCTCGGTGTCGTTGAATCTACTCGGACCGGGGGTGGCCGGGGTGAAGGCAGTTATCTCGAGCACCGGTTGGTTCAGGATACCGGCATCGTGCTGAAATCTGTCCTCCGGGATAGCCGGCTGGAAGACCTGGCCTAGCTCCCGTTTCGGTCGCTGACCACACCCCTGATCACGAGTGTATCTCTCGATACGTCGGAAACGTGGGGTGGGGGATCCGAGGTCGTCTTCTACTCCCAATAATCGACTTTGGCCGGGTGACGAAACGACGGAAACGTGGGGGGTGTGATCCCCTCGATCGTGGCTGCGTTCCCTCCACCGACCTCCAGTTACGACGGAAACGTGGGGTGGGTATTTTTTCTCCGAGTGTTACCTGTTTGGACTGACCGGACCCATTCACACTGAGGGGTGTGGGGTGGGTTGAACCCATTCACACTCTGGGGGGTGTCCTCTGCGACGCTACTAATTGCGCTTGACAAACCTCCGGCTACGGTTCACCACCGTCTACTCGTCGGGACTGACGGGGCCTTTATACTGGGAACGAACTTTTTCGCCTTCTCGCCACTGCCAGTAGTAGTAGCGGTTGTCGTTAATCTCCTTGATCGTGATCGTGGCCTTCGCCGGGACGTCGTCCGGCAGATCGTCGGGACGTTCTTCAATTTCGCTTTCATCTGAATCCTCTTCGAGACGTGCCTCGCCAGCTTTGTGCTCAGCTAGCTCTTCAGCGTAGCGGGCAACGCGCTGGAGCTGCTCAGAAGAGGACTCGTTGAGCGTATTGACGAGGTCTGTCGGGAGTTCCGCCGGCGGCGTCGGTGGCTCGTAGGACATCAGCGGTCGCCTCGTGTTAACCAACATAACCCGCTAATCCATAGTTTTGTTGGTTAAGTTGGTAATATCAGTCAGTCCTCGCTACCTGTAACATTACTCGCAACTTCTTTATGAATGAATTTATGACGCGAAGATGTACACCCTTAGCAATTATACTACGAGCTACTAAATCGCCACTAACCCACCAAACTTCACGGAACACATACGAGGGATGTTCATCTTACATGCGGTCACGGACGATTGCGGGAAAATATACCTCTGGGCAGAGGATTCGACACTTCCTCGTTTGCGAACAAAGGAACAGGACTCGAAAGGTGGAGAGAGGCATCCGTTTGCTGTTGACAAGCAGACTCTCAACGATATTCTGTCATATGCGGGGTATGGAAACGCAAATACGGAGATGATCACTCTCACAGTCTATTTGCCGTCAGGTCAAGATAATCCTCAGCCGTCCCCATCAATTCGGGAAGAGAACGCACAAGAGACTACCACATCACTCGCTCCGTGGCTCATCCCAGCAGTGGAAGTCGATCCAAGAGACGCTCCATTGATCCTCTCATATCTTTCGCAGCCATCTTCAACTGATAAGGAGACGATTAGTCACGGAGAAAACCTTATCAAATCGGGACGGACCGTCAAGTACTGGTCTTCTGTTTGCTCGGTAGCAGAGTCGTACGTTGAATCTGGGCGGGTTGTACCACACCTCGCAGAGAAGGACGGGTCCGTTACCGGTGTTTGGCGTGCGTACCCCTCTAGGGAAGCTGATATTGATCTGATTACGGAGCTGATGGAAGCGATGCCACCGCTCGCACGGACATCCGTAGGGATTGGATCGAAGCCTATCCTCAACCGAGGATCCCCTAATGATCCAATCGGTCGTTCCTCAAGGGATGTCTTGACGCGCGCACTAGACCAAGTGGTCAATGCGCTGTCGAAAGAGCGCTTATCCCCGACTGAGACGGACTTAGCCACGGACAAAGTGGAATCAGCCCATCAACAATGGATCCGCACGCTTCAAAGGACCGGGGAGCCGATCGATGCTGCTCCCGAGGCGATCGCTGAACTTCGAGACCAACTCGACGAGTGGACACGCCCTCCCGTGACAGGGGATGAGCAAGAAGTCAGGCTCTGTTTCCAGCTGAAAGAGCCTGAAGTGGAAACTGATATGCTGATTTCGGAGTCGGAGACGGAACCGGTTGTTCCTGACGGTTGGATGCTCGAATTGCTCCTGCAATCTGAGGACGACCCGAGCCTCGTCGTTGAGGCGAGCGAACTGTGGAACTCGGATCGCTCCACATCGAAAATACTCGCACGCCATCTCAACCAGCCCACTGAGATACTGAAAAACGAACTGGAGCGCGCATCCCCGCTATATCCACGACTCAAGGAAGAACTCGACCAATCGAAACCGACTGCGATAGAGTTATCGAACAGCGATGCCGCCGAATTCCTACAGGAATATGCAGAAGTTCTCCGGCAAGCAGGATTTGGAGTGATTCTTCCAAACTGGTGGGGAGAGCCGCCGCAACGACTGGGTGCTCGACTGGTCGTCTCTGACGCCGATGACGAGTTTGAGACTACTGGTAGCGGTCTGGGAATTGAACAGCTGTGTGAGTTCGACTGGGAGATCGTTCTCGGGGAAAACAGTCTCTCTGAAGACGAGTTGGAAGAACTATCCACACTCAAACAATCGCTCGTACACTTCCAGGGAAAGTGGGTCTCAGTACAGGACGATGACGCCAAATCGGCAAGAGACCTCCTCCATCGTGAAGAAGAACGTACTCTTGAGGAAGCGCTTCAAGCGGATACTGAGATTAGCGACGACGGAGTTAGCCTCCCGGTCGTCGAAAAGAGATTAGAGGGAACGTTCAAGAAGTTGTTTGAGCAGGATTTCGAGATATGGGCCGAGAAAATAGACACCCCGTCTGGGTTTGACGGGGAGTTGCGCTCGTATCAGAAAACGGGCCTAGGCTGGATTTCGTATCTGGAAGATCACGGCTTTGGTGGCTGTCTGGCGGACGATATGGGACTGGGGAAGACGATACAGATACTCGCCCGTCTCGTTCAAGAGCGTTCCGTTGATCCCTTGGTTGGTCCGACACTTGTAGTGTGTCCGTTGTCTGTGGTATACAACTGGAAAAGTGAGGCGAATAAGTTTACACCAGATCTGACGGTACATATTCACCACGGCCAAGGTCGAATGTCGGGGGGCGACCTTGCCAGCGCCATACAACACCACGACGTAATCATTACTACCTACGGGACGGCGAGGAGCGATATCGAACTACTGCGAGACATTCAGTTCCATAGGATCGTTCTTGATGAGGCACAGAAGATCAAAAACACATCAGCCAGTCGTACACAGGCGATAAGGTCACTGTCGGCTCATCATCGGTTGGCGTTAACTGGAACTCCCGTTGAGAACCGGTTGAGTGAACTTTGGTCCATTATGGAGTTCTGCAATCCCGGACTACTTGGCACCGAGAGCCAATTCAGAAACGCCTTTTCTCGGCCTATTGAGGAACAGGGAGATATTGAGAAGATGGAGCAGCTCAGACAACTCATACGTCCATTTGTGCTGCGACGTGAGAAAACTGACAACTCGATAATCGACGATCTTCCGGAGAAATTGGAAAAAAAGGAGTACTGTGGACTCACTGAGGAACAAGCAACCCTATACAAGGCAGTAGCCGATGAAATCTTTGAGCAAATTGAGCAGTCCCAGGATATCGAACGAAGGGGGCGAATTCTGAAGCTGATCGGCAATCTCAAATCGATTTGTAATCACCCACGTCAGTATCTTAACGACGATCAGCGTATCAGTGGTCGATCGGGCAAGCTTGACGTCCTTGATGACCTCGTCCAGAAGATAGGAGCTAATGACGAGAAGGGACTGATATTCACACAATACACCCAGATGGCGGAGCTGCTGTTAGAACACTTACGAGGTCAAGGCCACCGTGTGTTCTACCTCTATGGGGGGACAGCGAAGGAGGAGCGGGAAGAGATGATTGACGAATTTGAGAACACTGAGGGATCCTGTTTCTTCTTGTTATCACTGCATGCTGGTGGCACCGGGATCAATCTCACGCCGGCTAACTACGTTATCCACTATGACCGGTGGTGGAACCCTGCCGTCGAAAAGCAAGCAACTGACCGAGCGTATCGGATTGGGCAAGACAATAACGTACAGGTACACAAACTGATTTGTCGAGGAACGATCGAAGAATCGATCGACCAAATTATTGAGAGCAAGCGTGACCTAGCAGAACAGGTACTGGCCGATAGCGACGAGTGGATAACTGAACTATCGGATGAAGAACTTCGCAACCTCGTATCGTTATCAGCAGACTCTCTGGTATGACTTGGTCTAATAGACAACTCGTCAACAGTGAGGAGACCAACCAGGACTCACGAAAACCGAGTGCGACGTGGTGGAGACATCGATTTTCCGCAACAAATGCATCAGTTGAGGGTGTGAATGATTCGCTCGAAGAATCTCTTGACGAATTCTGGACTGGGCTACCTGAGGAGTATGAGATCCCTTCCGAAGATGCTGAAGAGGATGAACAGACGAAATTAGCATCACTCGGTGCTCCACCAGAGGGATTCAGTCGGGCTTTTGAGATGGCTAATCGGCTCCACGAGAAAATTCAAGAGCCACAGAGATATCAGACTCAACAAACTCAATTCACACCAGAAACGTCTATCAGAACCGTAGTGGACGAGATTCCACGTGCAGGACCGGTTATCGTAACGAATCTGGAAAACGAGGGTTACGAGACACTCGGTGATCTGGAGGGAGTTTCCAATCGCGAATTAATGAGAGTGAACCGAGTTGGAACGGAAACAGCAGAGCGGTTGATTGAGTTCACCCAGAATCAGATACCGGGAGATCGAGATTGGAATCGAGCGAGCGACCGATCAGCTATCTCGAACGATGTTGAGCTCCGCAAGATTTCGGAGCAGATCCCCGGTTTCGGAGATACCAGTCGAAAGAAGATCGAAAAAGAGGGATATGAGACTGTAGGAGACGTACGTGCTGCAACGGCTAATGAACTAACTGATATTAAACAGATTGGCGAAGGGACTGTTTCGAAACTTTTGGACTACATAGAAAATAATTCAGGAGAACCCAGTCCAATAGCAGATAAACAGATACCAGACGATACCTCGATAGAAGATTTCGCGGCAGATGTTCCGAGTGTGGGTCGGGTGTTGATCTCTAAATTGACTCAAGAGGGGTATGAGACGGTAGGTGATCTTCGTACTGCGACCATTGAGGACCTAACCAACGTCGAGCATATCGGTGAAAAGAAGGCAGAATCTCTTTTGGAACACGCTGGTTTGAGGATGTAGACAGTGAGTCCGGGTTTGAGGAATTTACAGTCCCACACGCTTGACCTGCCAACGGAGTCGAACCGGTACTTAGTGGCGGAGAACATAGCTTCGATCACCTAGTCCTATCCGTGGTGACTGCCATCCAACCGGTCGTTGCGAATACGTCAAGTTAGCGAATAGCTGGAGGTGAATGCGATCAGAGATTCAAACGACACTCGCGGTATGGAGGATTCGTAAAGCATCGGCTGCTCACATGTTAACCAACAAAGTGCGTACCGGTATAGATTTGTTGGTTAAACAGATATCGCCCCGTCACGGGCTGAAGAGTATGAATAGCAAACTATTCGGGAATAGAACGTTCCATTAGATGTCGTCGGGACGAAGCGCGTTCTCGTACTTGACCATCTTCTCGGATTTATCGCCGATGGTGTCGTAGATCTGTTGGAGCGTCTCTTCAGCGGCGAGCAGGTTGTGCTCCTCCAGGAACTCCTGACCCTCTTCGGTGAGACCGTAGAACTTCCAGGGGTAGCCCTGTCGGCGCTGGTCGTCGTCCAGGGCGACCTCCTTCACGATGCCCTCATCGATCAGCTTCTGGATGTGCTTGTAGACAGTGGCGTCACTCACGCTGGGGTTGAGCTCCTCGAGTTCGTACATCGAAGGAAGCTGCTCGGGGTGCTGGAGGATGTTGTTGATTAGGGCAAACCGCGTCTGCTGAGTGACGAAATGGATGAGTTCCCGTGGTGCCGTGTTCTCACCGTTCCCAAGGCCATCGTCCATATTGGTGTGTTCAATCGAGTACGCCAAAGTAGTTTACCCCAGAGTAAACTACCACGCAGAAGCGACTGAGAAGCAAGACAGGAGCTTACACCTGTGGTGGAAGCTGACCATCTGGACGTGGGACCTGCCCCTGTTTGATTTCGTGATCGACGCGACGCATATGTTTGCAGCCCCCGTCTGGAGCGCGCTGCTGCCAATCGGAACAGGTACAGGATTGCCCGATGATATCGACTTCGTATCGATTTCCGGACGCCGCTTCGACTTCGTAGCGACCACCCTTGGCGAGTAGGGAGACGGTCATCGCTTCCTCGACAGCGCGCTTTGTGCGGGGCTCGAGATCATCAGCTGAGGTGGAGCCGTC
This genomic window contains:
- a CDS encoding type B DNA-directed DNA polymerase, which encodes MSFSIDFLDDGRVLEWEATADSAVATERQDYTPRFYVAARDPDADLDLTTLQSVYDQHPDVVATEMVARRPGFRRDEEAVLAVDVAHIDRVTPLARQARQLSDYPIGDLACFNVDFSREFRYCLETGADPTPASELSTLRLSVPVTETSNDVYGELSVAGDTVTGSPTDILTAVQEVLEAHDPDVLVCSTSEIVPTLYKMATDAGVGDFSLSRWPDVDYQQLASRSTYSSYGRVGHSPARYNVPGRAIIDESNTFFYGETNLEGVIDLVSRSKKPVQELAWASIGNVLTAIQICEAHDRGVLVPWNSWRHEFFKPMGTLHDADRGGFIFAPEVGLHENVHELDFSSLYPNIICTRNVSPDVIRCDCHSDRDDVPGLGYSICDDRGYLVDVLQPIIDARDEIKAAIRREKERNNPDEDRLVELEGRSGALKWILVACFGYQGFSNAKFGRIECHEAINAFAREILLTAKQQLEAGGWRVVHGIVDSIWVTPDPDVDDENREDLKALATAITEEVEIRLEHEAHYDWVAFVPQRESDAGALTKYFGKVAGDDDFKIRGIEARQRSTPPFIEDVQRDCLERLGATKSPDTVLDCLQDAIKRLHAGTVPVEQLVERNRVSKPLEGYTQNTQNVAALKRARDQDLAIHPGQDIEYVVVDDEKSSRERVALAHEEIESYDASYYETQLVRAVESVLAPLGWDRMEIQREIAETRETDLDAFTEIESG
- a CDS encoding Cdc6/Cdc18 family protein, giving the protein MAEEPSQLSDFDGRYEDPADDPLFDFDEDDPDRANIFARKELLKVGHVPESGRIVGRDGEIKAVAAELRPIVRGDPPNNVIIYGKTGTGKSLVARHVTERARRAAESNGVSVGTVYVDCAQHNTQTRVARTVTRSLNETDETDFDIPRAGIGSGEYYDYLWEILDTAYESVIIILDEVDRLDDDDILMQLSRARESGKADCHLGVIAVSNKIEYRDQLNERVKSSLREEEFVFQPYDANQLREIMKHRRDAFHDGVLSDDVIPLTAALAAQEHGDARKAIEILRHAGELAERENVETVVEEHVRDAQEWAEIDRFEELLRGSTTQVKFILYSLALLTEENPNEDGFSTNRIYERYQATTEKADAKTLSEHRVYELLKEQAFLGVVESTRTGGGRGEGSYLEHRLVQDTGIVLKSVLRDSRLEDLA
- a CDS encoding DEAD/DEAH box helicase; the protein is MFILHAVTDDCGKIYLWAEDSTLPRLRTKEQDSKGGERHPFAVDKQTLNDILSYAGYGNANTEMITLTVYLPSGQDNPQPSPSIREENAQETTTSLAPWLIPAVEVDPRDAPLILSYLSQPSSTDKETISHGENLIKSGRTVKYWSSVCSVAESYVESGRVVPHLAEKDGSVTGVWRAYPSREADIDLITELMEAMPPLARTSVGIGSKPILNRGSPNDPIGRSSRDVLTRALDQVVNALSKERLSPTETDLATDKVESAHQQWIRTLQRTGEPIDAAPEAIAELRDQLDEWTRPPVTGDEQEVRLCFQLKEPEVETDMLISESETEPVVPDGWMLELLLQSEDDPSLVVEASELWNSDRSTSKILARHLNQPTEILKNELERASPLYPRLKEELDQSKPTAIELSNSDAAEFLQEYAEVLRQAGFGVILPNWWGEPPQRLGARLVVSDADDEFETTGSGLGIEQLCEFDWEIVLGENSLSEDELEELSTLKQSLVHFQGKWVSVQDDDAKSARDLLHREEERTLEEALQADTEISDDGVSLPVVEKRLEGTFKKLFEQDFEIWAEKIDTPSGFDGELRSYQKTGLGWISYLEDHGFGGCLADDMGLGKTIQILARLVQERSVDPLVGPTLVVCPLSVVYNWKSEANKFTPDLTVHIHHGQGRMSGGDLASAIQHHDVIITTYGTARSDIELLRDIQFHRIVLDEAQKIKNTSASRTQAIRSLSAHHRLALTGTPVENRLSELWSIMEFCNPGLLGTESQFRNAFSRPIEEQGDIEKMEQLRQLIRPFVLRREKTDNSIIDDLPEKLEKKEYCGLTEEQATLYKAVADEIFEQIEQSQDIERRGRILKLIGNLKSICNHPRQYLNDDQRISGRSGKLDVLDDLVQKIGANDEKGLIFTQYTQMAELLLEHLRGQGHRVFYLYGGTAKEEREEMIDEFENTEGSCFFLLSLHAGGTGINLTPANYVIHYDRWWNPAVEKQATDRAYRIGQDNNVQVHKLICRGTIEESIDQIIESKRDLAEQVLADSDEWITELSDEELRNLVSLSADSLV
- a CDS encoding helix-hairpin-helix domain-containing protein, coding for MNDSLEESLDEFWTGLPEEYEIPSEDAEEDEQTKLASLGAPPEGFSRAFEMANRLHEKIQEPQRYQTQQTQFTPETSIRTVVDEIPRAGPVIVTNLENEGYETLGDLEGVSNRELMRVNRVGTETAERLIEFTQNQIPGDRDWNRASDRSAISNDVELRKISEQIPGFGDTSRKKIEKEGYETVGDVRAATANELTDIKQIGEGTVSKLLDYIENNSGEPSPIADKQIPDDTSIEDFAADVPSVGRVLISKLTQEGYETVGDLRTATIEDLTNVEHIGEKKAESLLEHAGLRM
- a CDS encoding helix-turn-helix domain-containing protein; this translates as MDDGLGNGENTAPRELIHFVTQQTRFALINNILQHPEQLPSMYELEELNPSVSDATVYKHIQKLIDEGIVKEVALDDDQRRQGYPWKFYGLTEEGQEFLEEHNLLAAEETLQQIYDTIGDKSEKMVKYENALRPDDI